A region of the Drosophila subobscura isolate 14011-0131.10 chromosome J, UCBerk_Dsub_1.0, whole genome shotgun sequence genome:
TGAGGAGGCCTACAGTGGCTTCAGTAAGCTCAACACACAGCCGCAGCTCACAACAACTGGctcagctgctggtggaggtggagcgggAAGCGGCGGAGGCGCTGCGCCGCGTGTGAGCAGCTACCAGCCCAACGAAAAGCTGCTGCGGCGATACTCTGCACGCATCAATGTGGAGAAATATGATCCCACACCGAACATGAGCGCACAGGCGGCCAACCGGCTGGTCAACTTCGACCGTCGCCAGGACACGGAGCGAGTGCGTGTGAGGGACAAGCACGATCGAGCCACGGCAGAGCAGGTGATGGACCCGCGCACACGCATGATACTCTTCAAGCTGCTCAATCGCGGCCTGATCCAAGAGATAAACGGCTGCATATCGACGGGAAAGGAGGCGAATGTCTACCATGCCGTGTCCAAAGACGGCGCCGACGAGTATGCCATCAAAATTTACAAGACCTCCATCCTGGTGTTCAAGGACCGGGACAAGTACGTGTCCGGCGAGTTCCGGTTTAGGCACGGCTACTGCAAGCACAATCCCCGCAAGATGGTCCGCACGTGGGCCGAGAAGGAGATGCGCAACTATCTGCGAATGCGAAACGCTGGCGTGCCCGTGCCAGAGCCGATTCTGCTCCGATCCCATGTGCTGGTAATGCGCTTCTGTGGCCGTGATGGCTGGCCGGCGCCCAAGCTAAAGGACTTCGAGCTGAGTACGTCAAAGGCGCGCGAGCTGTACCGGGACTGTGTGGTGATCATGTGGCGGATATACAACCAGTGTCGCCTCGTCCACGCCGATCTCTCAGAGTTCAATATTCTGATGCAGGACGGACAGCTGGTGATTATCGATGTCAGCCAGTCAGTGGAGCACGACCATCCCCACGCGTTTGACTTTCTGCGCAAGGACTGCACCAACATATCGGAATTCTTCCGCAAGAAGTCGGTGGCCACCATGACCGTCAAGGAGCTGTTCGACTTCATTACGGACCAAACGATAACCGAGGAGAACATGGAGCAGTGCTTGGAGAGCATCTCGGAGCGCATCAAGGACCGAGACTTTGATGCCATCACGGCACAGGAGAGGATCGATGAGGCCGTCTGGCAGAACACCTACATTCCCAAGCGCTTGGACGAGGTAGGCCAACGACAGTTTCAAGgcattaatttctttttatgaACCGAAATCTCCTTCCCAGGTGCGACACTTCGAGCGTGATGTGGCCAAGGCAAAGCAGGGTGTGCAGCAGAATCTAATCTATGGCAAAATCACAGGCCTCACATCCGACCTGGATGTGCAGAAGCAGCCAGACGTGCTGCAGTCCACAGCCGAGCCAGAGGACGCGGGCAGCGACGAAGACCCAACAAGTGAGAGTGATGGTGAAGGTGATTCTCAGCAGGACAACGACGATGGCTCCAAGTTCAAGAACTCCGCCCGTCCACGAGACGAATCGCTGGAGAGCAAAAAGGCCCGCAAGAAGGCTGTGAAGGatgccaaagcagagcagcgaaAGGTCAAGGTGAAAAAGCACGTTAAGAAGCGCAAGGAGAAAATTGGCACCATGAAAAAATAGTAATGCCCCCGCAACCCTGATTGGAACGAAGGAAACGCATGCAACTGTCGTTGAAGCTACCGATAGATCGGTAGATCTCCGTAGCGGATGGATCTATGatcttacatttttgttgtatgaaTGAATCATTGATGTGATGCCTCCAGTTATAAAAATGAACATCGGATCCCAGTCGGATccattatattttattttaaaattcgaatttaaatcacttttaccacaaaaaattgtataaactGTGCAGGCGCCTTGGAGCTGCATTCCAGCCACAAGGTGCAGGAGCAAGGTGAGGCTGTAATCCTAACTGCTTAgagctatgtacatacatcaacTTATATCTAAAA
Encoded here:
- the LOC117895479 gene encoding LOW QUALITY PROTEIN: serine/threonine-protein kinase RIO1 (The sequence of the model RefSeq protein was modified relative to this genomic sequence to represent the inferred CDS: inserted 1 base in 1 codon), with the protein product MSDDTHKYSDAEEDEGELKNSEWVKDFKSLTVKPETKLSEELXPKEGELDLDYDYDEDDDEDYELGDQYDAYEEAYSGFSKLNTQPQLTTTGSAAGGGGAGSGGGAAPRVSSYQPNEKLLRRYSARINVEKYDPTPNMSAQAANRLVNFDRRQDTERVRVRDKHDRATAEQVMDPRTRMILFKLLNRGLIQEINGCISTGKEANVYHAVSKDGADEYAIKIYKTSILVFKDRDKYVSGEFRFRHGYCKHNPRKMVRTWAEKEMRNYLRMRNAGVPVPEPILLRSHVLVMRFCGRDGWPAPKLKDFELSTSKARELYRDCVVIMWRIYNQCRLVHADLSEFNILMQDGQLVIIDVSQSVEHDHPHAFDFLRKDCTNISEFFRKKSVATMTVKELFDFITDQTITEENMEQCLESISERIKDRDFDAITAQERIDEAVWQNTYIPKRLDEVRHFERDVAKAKQGVQQNLIYGKITGLTSDLDVQKQPDVLQSTAEPEDAGSDEDPTSESDGEGDSQQDNDDGSKFKNSARPRDESLESKKARKKAVKDAKAEQRKVKVKKHVKKRKEKIGTMKK